In the Populus trichocarpa isolate Nisqually-1 chromosome 1, P.trichocarpa_v4.1, whole genome shotgun sequence genome, one interval contains:
- the LOC7457668 gene encoding actin-related protein 8 isoform X1, with protein MAMLLKKVWESVTNRRSSCPSSHVDSVISPPGYTKSPPPSSLGAFDRLPIDVVFQIVKLVGPKDAARLSVVCKSWRSLVSDDRLWIYFLQSYHDTWNSVFFAETNLQKFSSHIAKSSFMRIYRQRVQVPGAVIVDGGSGYYKFGWSKYACPSGRSATFSEFVNIEFPSYFRFRNFFATIYSRMQVKASAQPIVLSLPLRNYDDTESARASRRQLKEAIYTALFDMDVPAVCAVNQATLALYAAQRTSGIVVNIGFQVTSVVPILHGKVMRTVGVEVVDVGGLKLTEFLREQMQRNNINFRSLYTARTLKEKLCYIAADYEVELSKDTPASLEVPGEGWFTLSKERFTTGEVLFQPHIAGVHTKGLHEAVALCMDHCHAIGFTGDDTWFKTVVLSGGTALLPGLVGRLEKELHGLLPSSISKGIRVVSPAYGADTAWFGAKLIGNLSTFPESWCVTNKQFRRKPRLNLVW; from the exons ATGgcaatgttattaaaaaaagtgtGGGAATCGGTGACGAATAGGAGGAGTTCTTGTCCTAGTTCGCACGTTGACTCAGTGATAAGTCCACCGGGTTACACaaaatcaccaccaccatcatctttGGGAGCTTTTGATCGGCTACCGATTGATGTGGTATTCCAAATAGTGAAATTGGTGGGGCCAAAAGATGCAGCAAGATTGAGTGTAGTTTGCAAGTCATGGAGGTCACTTGTATCTGACGATCGTCTATGGATTTATTTTCTCCAAAGTTATCATGACACTTGGAATTCTGTTTTTTTCGCTGAAACCAATTTACA GAAATTCTCTAGTCACATAGCAAAGTCGTCGTTCATGCGTATATACAGGCAAAGGGTGCAAGTTCCTGGTGCTGTTATTGTTGATG GTGGTTCTGGCTATTACAAGTTTGGCTGGAGCAAATATGCCTGTCCGTCCGGTCGGTCGGCAACTTTTTCG GAATTTGTCAATATCGAATTTCCATCGTACTTCAGGTTTCGAAACTTTTTTGCTACTATTTATAGCAG GATGCAGGTAAAAGCATCTGCACAGCCAATTGTCCTCTCCCTTCCACTTCGCAATTATGATG ATACTGAATCTGCAAGAGCATCTAGAAGGCAGCTAAAAGAAGCGATCTACACAGCTCTGTTTGACATGGATGTTCCAGCTGTTTGTGCTGTTAATCAG GCAACTTTAGCACTGTATGCAGCACAGCGAACTTCAGGAATTGTTGTCAATATTGGTTTTCAAGTCACGTCTGTGGTTCCAA TTTTACATGGCAAAGTAATGCGCACAGTGGGTGTGGAAGTCGTGGATGTTGGAGGATTAAAATTAACAGAATTTCTTAGAGAACAGATGCAGCGGAACAATATTAATTTCCGATCACTGTACACTGCTCGCACATTGAAAGAG AAGCTATGTTATATCGCTGCTGATTATGAAGTTGAGCTATCTAAAGATACACCAGCATCATTGGAAGTCCCTGGAGAAGGATGGTTCACTCTTTCCAAAGAGCGCTTTACAACAGGGGAGGTCTTATTTCAGCCACACATTGCTGGAGT GCACACAAAGGGTTTGCACGAGGCAGTAGCTCTTTGCATGGATCACTGTCATGCTATAGGATTCACTGGAGATGATACCTGGTTCAAGACTGTAGTTTTGTCAGGGGGCACTGCGTTACTGCCTGGACTTGTAG GAAGGCTAGAGAAGGAATTACATGGGCTTCTTCCTTCATCCATTTCAAAAGGAATTAGAGTTGTTTCTCCTGCTTATGGCGCAGACACTGCATGGTTCGGTGCAAAGCTTATCGGCAAT TTGAGCACCTTCCCTGAGTCCTGGTGTGTGACAAACAAGCAATTTCGACGGAAGCCCAGATTAAACCTCGTTTGGTAA
- the LOC7457667 gene encoding phosphatidylinositol/phosphatidylcholine transfer protein SFH13 isoform X1 has protein sequence MSGVEGIVVNDENRERRSDFENSEDERRRSKIGNFKKKALNASNKLTHSFKKRGKRIIDNGVSSVSIEDVRDAKEESAVHELRQKLLERDLLPPGHDDYHTLLRFLKAREFNIDKTIQMWEEMLNWRKEYGTDSILEDFEFEELEEVLQFYPHGYHGVDKEGRPVYIERLGKAHPSKLMRITTIERYLKYHVQEFERAIQEKFSACSIAAKRRICSTTTILDVQGLGIKNFTRTAATLLGGVTKIDSSYYPETLHRMFIVNAGPGFKKMLWPVAQKFLDAQTIAKIQVLEPRSLPKLLEVIESSQLPDFLGGSCSCSAEGECLRSSKGPWNDPEILKLVHNAEPIFVTEISRVSNEKQAFDSYIQIHPLKGKSSDRVTAESGSDIDDPSSPFRQKNSTFPCSTPVDEEARASDPSIYYSCDDNFTLAEKTVLRGDYSEDQSLEINNLGNIPHEVTSNLEGLFIRWFDFVKEKVGKTSIPNATRTLLSFVIKLFALCRSLPFEYWRRQNNIYPSNLMEHNTDVHSTAAEAMNEEDHVRPCIYRLQRLEKIYEELSKRPAVIPLEKEKMLTESLERIKSVESDLEKTKTLCSQVLHTTVVKQLEIAKLLDNLRESKCRQRRLFC, from the exons ATGTCAG GTGTTGAAGGAATCGTGGTTAATGatgaaaatagagagagaagatCTGATTTTGAGAACTCTGAAGATGAAAGACGACGGTCAAAAATTGgtaatttcaagaaaaaggcTTTGAACGCTTCAAATAAGCTCACCCACTCCTTtaagaaaagagggaaaaggaTAATAGATAATGGGGTTTCGTCAGTTTCCATAGAAGATGTAAGGGATGCAAAAGAGGAGAGTGCTGTCCATGAATTGCGCCAAAAGCTTCTTGAAAGAGATTTGTTGCCTCCTGGGCATGATGACTATCATACTTTGTTAAG ATTTTTGAAAGCAAGAGAGTTTAACATTGATAAAACAATCCAGATGTGGGAAGAAATGCTTAACTGGAGGAAAGAATACGGGACAGACTCCATTCTAGAG GATTTTGAGTTTGAGGAGCTGGAGGAAGTCTTGCAATTTTACCCTCACGGTTACCATGGAGTTGATAAGGAAGGCCGGCCAGTTTACATTGAGAGGCTTGGAAAAGCTCATCCGAGCAAGCTAATGCGTATCACCACTATAGAACGGTATTTGAAGTACCATGTCCAGGAGTTTGAAAGGGCTATACAGGAAAAATTCTCTGCTTGTTCTATTGCTGCAAAAAGACGGATATGTTCAACTACAACCATATTGGATGTGCAAGGTTTG GGCATTAAGAATTTTACTCGGACCGCTGCAACTCTCTTGGGTGGCGTGACAAAAATAGATAGCAGTTATTACCCTGAG ACATTGCACCGAATGTTTATTGTCAATGCTGGTCCTGGCTTTAAGAAGATGCTATGGCCTGTGGCCCAGAAATTTCTGGATGCACAGACCATTGCAAAGATACAG GTTTTGGAGCCCAGATCCCTGCCTAAGCTACTGGAAGTTATTGAATCAAG TCAATTGCCAGACTTCTTGGGTGGTTCTTGCTCTTGTTCGGCTGAAGGAGAATGCCTTAGATCCAGTAAAGGTCCATGGAATGATCCTGAAATATTGAAG CTTGTACATAATGCAGAACCAATATTTGTGACGGAAATCTCCAGAGTGTCTAATGAAAAGCAGGCATTTGACTCGTATATTCAGATACACCCTCTGAAG GGAAAAAGCAGTGATAGAGTGACAGCAGAATCAGGGTCAGATATTGATGATCCTTCTTCTCCATTCAGACAAAAAAATTCTACATTTCCATGCTCGACCCCGGTTGATGAAGAA GCGAGGGCATCGGATCCAAGTATCTACTACAGTTGTGATGATAATTTTACTCTGGCTGAGAAAACTGTGCTTAGAGGGGATTATTCTGAGGACCAATCACTTGAAATCAACAATTTGGGGAACATTCCCCATGAAGTGACATCAAACCTGGAAG GTTTATTCATCCGTTGGTTTGACTTTGTCAAGGAAAAGGTTGGGAAAACAAGTATCCCAAATGCGACAAGAACCTTGTTATCATTCGTGATCAAGCTATTTGCACTTTGTCGTAGTCTACCATTTGAATATTGGAGAAGGCAGAACAACATTTATCCATCTAATTTGATGGAACATAACACAGATGTCCATTCAACTGCTGCTGAAGCTATGAATGAAGAAGACCATGTCCGTCCATGTATATATCGTCTTCAGAGACTAGAGAAAATATACGAGGAACTTAGCAAAAGGCCTGCTGTAATCCCTTTGGAAAAGGAGAAAATGCTAACAGAATCTCTGGAGAGGATAAAGTCTGTGGAGTCTGACCTTGAGAAAACAAAGA CGTTGTGCTCACAGGTACTGCATACTACAGTGGTAAAGCAACTCGAGATTGCTAAGTTGCTAGACAATTTACGGGAGTCTAAATGTCGT CAAAGAAGATTGTTCTGCTGA
- the LOC7457668 gene encoding actin-related protein 8 isoform X2: MRIYRQRVQVPGAVIVDGGSGYYKFGWSKYACPSGRSATFSEFVNIEFPSYFRFRNFFATIYSRMQVKASAQPIVLSLPLRNYDDTESARASRRQLKEAIYTALFDMDVPAVCAVNQATLALYAAQRTSGIVVNIGFQVTSVVPILHGKVMRTVGVEVVDVGGLKLTEFLREQMQRNNINFRSLYTARTLKEKLCYIAADYEVELSKDTPASLEVPGEGWFTLSKERFTTGEVLFQPHIAGVHTKGLHEAVALCMDHCHAIGFTGDDTWFKTVVLSGGTALLPGLVGRLEKELHGLLPSSISKGIRVVSPAYGADTAWFGAKLIGNLSTFPESWCVTNKQFRRKPRLNLVW, from the exons ATGCGTATATACAGGCAAAGGGTGCAAGTTCCTGGTGCTGTTATTGTTGATG GTGGTTCTGGCTATTACAAGTTTGGCTGGAGCAAATATGCCTGTCCGTCCGGTCGGTCGGCAACTTTTTCG GAATTTGTCAATATCGAATTTCCATCGTACTTCAGGTTTCGAAACTTTTTTGCTACTATTTATAGCAG GATGCAGGTAAAAGCATCTGCACAGCCAATTGTCCTCTCCCTTCCACTTCGCAATTATGATG ATACTGAATCTGCAAGAGCATCTAGAAGGCAGCTAAAAGAAGCGATCTACACAGCTCTGTTTGACATGGATGTTCCAGCTGTTTGTGCTGTTAATCAG GCAACTTTAGCACTGTATGCAGCACAGCGAACTTCAGGAATTGTTGTCAATATTGGTTTTCAAGTCACGTCTGTGGTTCCAA TTTTACATGGCAAAGTAATGCGCACAGTGGGTGTGGAAGTCGTGGATGTTGGAGGATTAAAATTAACAGAATTTCTTAGAGAACAGATGCAGCGGAACAATATTAATTTCCGATCACTGTACACTGCTCGCACATTGAAAGAG AAGCTATGTTATATCGCTGCTGATTATGAAGTTGAGCTATCTAAAGATACACCAGCATCATTGGAAGTCCCTGGAGAAGGATGGTTCACTCTTTCCAAAGAGCGCTTTACAACAGGGGAGGTCTTATTTCAGCCACACATTGCTGGAGT GCACACAAAGGGTTTGCACGAGGCAGTAGCTCTTTGCATGGATCACTGTCATGCTATAGGATTCACTGGAGATGATACCTGGTTCAAGACTGTAGTTTTGTCAGGGGGCACTGCGTTACTGCCTGGACTTGTAG GAAGGCTAGAGAAGGAATTACATGGGCTTCTTCCTTCATCCATTTCAAAAGGAATTAGAGTTGTTTCTCCTGCTTATGGCGCAGACACTGCATGGTTCGGTGCAAAGCTTATCGGCAAT TTGAGCACCTTCCCTGAGTCCTGGTGTGTGACAAACAAGCAATTTCGACGGAAGCCCAGATTAAACCTCGTTTGGTAA
- the LOC7457667 gene encoding phosphatidylinositol/phosphatidylcholine transfer protein SFH13 isoform X2, whose product MSGVEGIVVNDENRERRSDFENSEDERRRSKIGNFKKKALNASNKLTHSFKKRGKRIIDNGVSSVSIEDVRDAKEESAVHELRQKLLERDLLPPGHDDYHTLLRFLKAREFNIDKTIQMWEEMLNWRKEYGTDSILEDFEFEELEEVLQFYPHGYHGVDKEGRPVYIERLGKAHPSKLMRITTIERYLKYHVQEFERAIQEKFSACSIAAKRRICSTTTILDVQGLGIKNFTRTAATLLGGVTKIDSSYYPETLHRMFIVNAGPGFKKMLWPVAQKFLDAQTIAKIQVLEPRSLPKLLEVIESSQLPDFLGGSCSCSAEGECLRSSKGPWNDPEILKLVHNAEPIFVTEISRVSNEKQAFDSYIQIHPLKGKSSDRVTAESGSDIDDPSSPFRQKNSTFPCSTPVDEEARASDPSIYYSCDDNFTLAEKTVLRGDYSEDQSLEINNLGNIPHEVTSNLEGLFIRWFDFVKEKVGKTSIPNATRTLLSFVIKLFALCRSLPFEYWRRQNNIYPSNLMEHNTDVHSTAAEAMNEEDHVRPCIYRLQRLEKIYEELSKRPAVIPLEKEKMLTESLERIKSVESDLEKTKSTAYYSGKATRDC is encoded by the exons ATGTCAG GTGTTGAAGGAATCGTGGTTAATGatgaaaatagagagagaagatCTGATTTTGAGAACTCTGAAGATGAAAGACGACGGTCAAAAATTGgtaatttcaagaaaaaggcTTTGAACGCTTCAAATAAGCTCACCCACTCCTTtaagaaaagagggaaaaggaTAATAGATAATGGGGTTTCGTCAGTTTCCATAGAAGATGTAAGGGATGCAAAAGAGGAGAGTGCTGTCCATGAATTGCGCCAAAAGCTTCTTGAAAGAGATTTGTTGCCTCCTGGGCATGATGACTATCATACTTTGTTAAG ATTTTTGAAAGCAAGAGAGTTTAACATTGATAAAACAATCCAGATGTGGGAAGAAATGCTTAACTGGAGGAAAGAATACGGGACAGACTCCATTCTAGAG GATTTTGAGTTTGAGGAGCTGGAGGAAGTCTTGCAATTTTACCCTCACGGTTACCATGGAGTTGATAAGGAAGGCCGGCCAGTTTACATTGAGAGGCTTGGAAAAGCTCATCCGAGCAAGCTAATGCGTATCACCACTATAGAACGGTATTTGAAGTACCATGTCCAGGAGTTTGAAAGGGCTATACAGGAAAAATTCTCTGCTTGTTCTATTGCTGCAAAAAGACGGATATGTTCAACTACAACCATATTGGATGTGCAAGGTTTG GGCATTAAGAATTTTACTCGGACCGCTGCAACTCTCTTGGGTGGCGTGACAAAAATAGATAGCAGTTATTACCCTGAG ACATTGCACCGAATGTTTATTGTCAATGCTGGTCCTGGCTTTAAGAAGATGCTATGGCCTGTGGCCCAGAAATTTCTGGATGCACAGACCATTGCAAAGATACAG GTTTTGGAGCCCAGATCCCTGCCTAAGCTACTGGAAGTTATTGAATCAAG TCAATTGCCAGACTTCTTGGGTGGTTCTTGCTCTTGTTCGGCTGAAGGAGAATGCCTTAGATCCAGTAAAGGTCCATGGAATGATCCTGAAATATTGAAG CTTGTACATAATGCAGAACCAATATTTGTGACGGAAATCTCCAGAGTGTCTAATGAAAAGCAGGCATTTGACTCGTATATTCAGATACACCCTCTGAAG GGAAAAAGCAGTGATAGAGTGACAGCAGAATCAGGGTCAGATATTGATGATCCTTCTTCTCCATTCAGACAAAAAAATTCTACATTTCCATGCTCGACCCCGGTTGATGAAGAA GCGAGGGCATCGGATCCAAGTATCTACTACAGTTGTGATGATAATTTTACTCTGGCTGAGAAAACTGTGCTTAGAGGGGATTATTCTGAGGACCAATCACTTGAAATCAACAATTTGGGGAACATTCCCCATGAAGTGACATCAAACCTGGAAG GTTTATTCATCCGTTGGTTTGACTTTGTCAAGGAAAAGGTTGGGAAAACAAGTATCCCAAATGCGACAAGAACCTTGTTATCATTCGTGATCAAGCTATTTGCACTTTGTCGTAGTCTACCATTTGAATATTGGAGAAGGCAGAACAACATTTATCCATCTAATTTGATGGAACATAACACAGATGTCCATTCAACTGCTGCTGAAGCTATGAATGAAGAAGACCATGTCCGTCCATGTATATATCGTCTTCAGAGACTAGAGAAAATATACGAGGAACTTAGCAAAAGGCCTGCTGTAATCCCTTTGGAAAAGGAGAAAATGCTAACAGAATCTCTGGAGAGGATAAAGTCTGTGGAGTCTGACCTTGAGAAAACAAAGA GTACTGCATACTACAGTGGTAAAGCAACTCGAGATTGCTAA